A window of Candidatus Pantoea floridensis contains these coding sequences:
- the era gene encoding GTPase Era: MSELETYSGFVAIVGRPNVGKSTLLNQLLGQKVSITSRKPQTTRHRIMGIHTEGAYQAIYVDTPGLHMEEKRAINRLMNRAASSSIGDVELVIFVVEGTRWTPDDEMVLNKLRDNKVPVVLAINKVDNIQDKSILLPHLQFLSQQMNFLEIVPISAESGKNVDAIAAIARKCLPKSEHHFPEDYVTDRSQRFMASEIIREKLMRFLGAELPYSVTVEIEQFVSNDRGGYDINGLILVEREGQKKMVIGNKGAKIKTIGIESRKDMEEMFEAKVHLELWVKVKSGWADDERALRSLGYSDEG, from the coding sequence ATGAGCGAACTCGAAACATATAGCGGCTTTGTCGCGATTGTAGGCCGACCAAACGTCGGTAAATCCACTTTGCTGAACCAGTTGCTGGGACAGAAGGTGTCGATCACTTCACGCAAGCCGCAAACCACGCGTCACCGTATTATGGGCATCCACACCGAAGGCGCTTATCAGGCGATCTACGTGGATACGCCAGGGCTGCACATGGAAGAGAAGCGGGCGATCAACCGCTTGATGAACCGTGCAGCCAGCAGCTCCATCGGAGATGTTGAGCTGGTAATCTTTGTGGTTGAAGGCACGCGCTGGACGCCAGACGACGAGATGGTGCTTAACAAGCTGCGTGATAACAAAGTTCCTGTGGTATTGGCGATCAATAAAGTCGATAACATTCAGGATAAGAGCATTCTATTGCCCCATCTGCAGTTCCTCAGCCAGCAGATGAACTTCCTTGAAATCGTACCAATCTCTGCGGAAAGCGGCAAAAACGTTGACGCTATTGCAGCGATTGCGCGCAAATGCCTGCCAAAATCTGAGCATCATTTCCCGGAAGATTACGTCACCGACCGATCGCAGCGTTTTATGGCATCTGAGATCATCCGTGAAAAATTGATGCGCTTCCTTGGCGCTGAGCTGCCTTATTCCGTCACCGTAGAAATTGAGCAGTTCGTCTCTAACGATCGCGGCGGCTATGACATCAATGGCCTGATCCTTGTTGAGCGCGAAGGCCAGAAGAAGATGGTGATCGGCAATAAAGGCGCCAAGATCAAAACCATCGGCATTGAATCGCGTAAAGACATGGAAGAGATGTTTGAGGCGAAAGTGCATCTTGAACTGTGGGTTAAAGTGAAATCTGGCTGGGCGGACGATGAACGTGCGCTGCGCAGCTTAGGTTACTCTGACGAAGGTTAA
- the recO gene encoding DNA repair protein RecO, with protein sequence MEGWQRAFVLHSRPYSETSLLLDLFSESEGRVRVLAKGARSRRSQLKGALQPFTPLLVRWGGRGDVKTLRNAEAVSLALPLSGITLYCGLYVNELLSRVLEQQIPFSDMFFDYLHCIQTLAAGNGSPEPALRRFELALLGHLGYGVDFLHCAGSGEEIADEMTYSYREEKGFIASLVVNQRSFTGRQLRAIWERDFPDADSLRAAKRFTRMALKPYLGGKPLKSQELFRQFVPKKKPDVAND encoded by the coding sequence ATGGAAGGCTGGCAACGCGCCTTTGTGCTGCATAGTCGCCCTTACAGCGAAACCAGCCTGCTCCTCGATCTGTTCAGCGAAAGCGAAGGGCGCGTCCGCGTCCTTGCCAAAGGCGCCCGTTCGCGCCGCTCTCAATTAAAAGGCGCGCTGCAACCCTTCACGCCACTGCTGGTGCGCTGGGGCGGCCGCGGCGACGTCAAAACGCTGCGCAACGCCGAAGCCGTTTCACTGGCATTACCGCTGAGCGGCATCACGCTCTACTGCGGGCTGTACGTTAATGAACTGCTTTCACGCGTGCTGGAGCAGCAAATTCCCTTCTCTGACATGTTCTTCGATTATCTGCATTGCATCCAAACGCTGGCGGCAGGCAACGGCTCGCCTGAACCGGCGCTACGCCGCTTTGAGCTGGCGCTACTGGGACATCTTGGTTACGGCGTGGATTTCCTGCACTGCGCCGGCAGCGGCGAAGAGATCGCCGATGAGATGACCTACAGCTATCGTGAAGAGAAAGGGTTTATTGCCAGTTTGGTGGTGAACCAGCGTAGCTTTACCGGCCGTCAGCTGCGGGCAATATGGGAACGTGATTTTCCGGATGCTGATAGCCTGCGCGCTGCTAAACGCTTTACGCGCATGGCACTGAAGCCCTATCTTGGTGGTAAGCCGCTGAAGAGTCAGGAGCTGTTTCGCCAGTTTGTGCCAAAAAAGAAACCCGATGTGGCAAACGACTAG
- the pdxJ gene encoding pyridoxine 5'-phosphate synthase — MAELLLGVNIDHIATVRNARGTNYPDPVQAAFVAEQAGADGITVHLREDRRHITDRDVRILRDTIQTRMNLEMAVTDEMIDIACEIKPHFVCLVPEKRQEVTTEGGLDVAGQQDKINAAVRLLSEAGILVSLFIDADHRQIEAAVASGAPYIEIHTGAYAEAPEGLERQAELSRIRKAATFAASLGLKVNAGHGLTYHNVQPIAELPEMHELNIGHAIIGRALFSGLADAVTEMKQLMREARR; from the coding sequence ATGGCTGAGTTGCTGTTAGGCGTCAACATTGACCACATTGCTACCGTGCGCAATGCGCGTGGCACAAACTATCCCGATCCGGTACAGGCCGCGTTTGTTGCCGAGCAGGCCGGTGCCGACGGCATTACCGTGCATCTGCGTGAAGATCGTCGCCACATTACCGACCGCGACGTGCGCATTCTGCGTGATACCATTCAGACGCGCATGAATCTGGAGATGGCGGTCACGGACGAGATGATCGACATTGCCTGCGAAATCAAACCACACTTCGTTTGTCTGGTGCCGGAAAAGCGTCAGGAAGTCACCACCGAAGGTGGGCTGGATGTGGCTGGCCAGCAGGATAAAATCAATGCGGCGGTGCGTTTGCTAAGTGAAGCGGGGATTTTGGTGTCGCTGTTTATCGATGCCGATCATCGCCAGATTGAAGCCGCCGTTGCCAGTGGCGCGCCCTATATTGAAATTCACACCGGCGCGTACGCCGAAGCGCCAGAAGGACTCGAGCGCCAGGCTGAGCTGTCGCGTATCCGAAAAGCCGCTACCTTCGCGGCCAGCCTTGGCCTGAAAGTGAATGCCGGCCACGGTTTGACCTACCATAACGTACAGCCGATTGCTGAACTGCCTGAGATGCATGAGCTGAATATCGGTCACGCAATCATTGGTCGCGCGCTGTTTAGCGGTTTGGCGGATGCGGTTACTGAGATGAAACAACTGATGCGGGAAGCGCGTCGCTAA
- the acpS gene encoding holo-ACP synthase: MAILGLGSDIVEIERIAGVIERSGDRLARRVLSEAEWQQYQAHQQPVRFLAKRFAVKEAAAKAFGTGIRGGLAFNQFEVYNDALGKPGLRFFEQAKVIASQLGVQHVHVTLADERHYACATVIIEN; encoded by the coding sequence ATGGCGATTCTCGGACTTGGCAGCGACATCGTAGAGATCGAGCGTATCGCGGGCGTGATTGAGCGTTCCGGCGATCGCCTGGCGCGCCGCGTATTGAGCGAAGCCGAGTGGCAGCAATATCAGGCGCACCAGCAGCCGGTGCGTTTTCTTGCCAAGCGTTTTGCGGTAAAAGAAGCGGCCGCGAAAGCGTTCGGTACCGGCATTCGCGGTGGCCTGGCGTTCAATCAGTTTGAAGTGTACAACGACGCGCTGGGCAAGCCGGGGTTACGTTTCTTTGAACAGGCTAAAGTGATTGCCAGCCAGCTCGGCGTACAGCACGTGCATGTGACGTTAGCGGATGAACGCCATTACGCTTGCGCGACGGTAATTATCGAGAACTAA
- a CDS encoding YfhL family 4Fe-4S dicluster ferredoxin, translating to MALVITTKCINCDMCEPECPNQAISLGDAIYEIDVDRCTECVGHYDVPTCQSVCPIDNTIIADPQHPESREMLWEKFVVLHP from the coding sequence ATGGCCCTAGTCATCACCACAAAATGCATCAACTGCGATATGTGCGAACCTGAATGCCCAAATCAGGCAATCAGCTTAGGCGACGCGATCTATGAGATTGATGTTGACCGCTGCACCGAATGCGTGGGCCATTATGATGTGCCGACCTGCCAAAGCGTCTGCCCGATTGATAACACCATTATTGCGGATCCACAGCACCCGGAAAGTCGTGAGATGCTGTGGGAGAAATTTGTGGTGTTGCACCCTTAG
- a CDS encoding MurR/RpiR family transcriptional regulator produces MSSLLRIRQLYPRLALNERRLADFLLSQPDRARHLSSQKLAEEAGVSQSSVVKFAQKLGYKGFPALKLALSESMADRDAITVHNHILSDDPLKVVGEKLLTEKISAIRATLDINSEEKLMQTLQLLKNANRILLVGIGASGLVAKDFSWKLMKIGINAVAEQDMHALLASVQAMAPGDVLLAISYTGERREINLAAQEAAQVGADVLAFTGFTPNALQQCATICLYTVAEEQSTRSAAISSTSAQLALTDLLFMALVQNDPERASSHIRHSEALVKKLV; encoded by the coding sequence ATGAGTTCATTGCTGCGAATTCGCCAACTTTATCCTCGACTGGCGCTAAATGAGCGTCGATTGGCGGATTTTTTGCTGTCGCAGCCGGATCGGGCACGGCATCTGAGTTCGCAAAAGCTGGCGGAAGAAGCCGGCGTTAGCCAGTCCAGCGTGGTGAAATTTGCGCAAAAGCTGGGCTATAAAGGATTTCCGGCGCTGAAGCTGGCGCTGAGCGAATCGATGGCCGACCGCGATGCGATTACGGTACACAATCATATTCTTAGCGACGATCCGCTTAAAGTGGTGGGTGAGAAACTGCTCACCGAGAAGATCTCCGCGATCCGCGCCACGCTGGATATCAACAGCGAAGAAAAGCTGATGCAAACGTTGCAGCTGTTGAAAAATGCCAATCGTATTTTACTGGTTGGTATTGGCGCATCCGGTTTGGTGGCAAAAGATTTCTCGTGGAAGCTGATGAAAATCGGCATCAATGCGGTGGCTGAACAGGATATGCATGCGCTGCTGGCCAGCGTGCAGGCAATGGCGCCCGGCGATGTGTTATTGGCAATTTCCTATACCGGCGAACGGCGTGAAATCAATTTGGCGGCGCAGGAAGCGGCGCAGGTAGGCGCCGATGTGCTGGCCTTCACCGGCTTCACGCCAAATGCGTTACAGCAGTGTGCAACCATTTGCCTGTATACCGTGGCCGAAGAGCAAAGTACGCGTAGCGCGGCGATATCATCCACCAGCGCACAACTGGCGCTGACCGATCTGCTGTTTATGGCGCTAGTACAAAACGATCCTGAACGCGCGTCCAGCCATATTCGCCACAGCGAAGCGTTGGTGAAAAAGCTGGTCTGA
- the yfhb gene encoding phosphatidylglycerophosphatase C yields MTKGTQRRVVFFDLDGTLHQQDMFGTFMRYLLRRQPINVLLVVPLLPVIGLGMLIKGRAARWPMSLLLWAITFGHSETRLRQREAEFADWFRERVTAFPVVQQRLTDYLSSNDADVWLITGSPQSLVEKVYFDSAFLPRVQLIASQMKPGRGGRLLAMRCLGHEKVAQLEEKIGTPLQLYSGYSDSKQDNPLLFFCQHRWRVTPRGELQQLE; encoded by the coding sequence TTGACAAAAGGTACGCAACGACGCGTGGTGTTCTTCGATCTGGACGGCACGCTGCATCAGCAAGATATGTTTGGCACCTTTATGCGCTACCTGCTGCGACGTCAGCCGATCAATGTGCTGTTGGTGGTGCCGTTGTTACCGGTGATTGGGCTCGGTATGCTGATCAAAGGTCGCGCGGCGCGCTGGCCGATGAGTTTACTGCTATGGGCGATTACTTTTGGCCACAGTGAAACGCGCCTGCGTCAGCGTGAAGCCGAATTTGCTGACTGGTTCCGCGAACGCGTGACCGCCTTTCCGGTGGTGCAACAGCGACTTACCGATTATCTCAGCAGCAATGATGCCGATGTCTGGCTGATTACCGGTTCTCCGCAGTCGCTGGTAGAAAAAGTTTATTTTGATTCAGCGTTCCTGCCGCGCGTGCAACTTATAGCCAGCCAGATGAAACCGGGCCGCGGTGGACGTTTGTTGGCCATGCGTTGCCTGGGGCACGAAAAGGTGGCGCAGCTGGAGGAGAAAATTGGCACGCCTCTTCAGCTGTATAGTGGCTACAGCGACAGCAAGCAGGACAACCCGCTGCTGTTCTTCTGTCAGCATCGCTGGCGCGTTACGCCGCGCGGCGAGCTGCAACAGCTGGAATAA
- the tadA gene encoding tRNA adenosine(34) deaminase TadA — protein sequence MNPQTDEYWMRYALELARRAWEQGEVPVGAVLVQGDNVIGEGWNRPIGQHDPTAHAEIMALRQGGKVLENYRLLDTTLYVTLEPCVMCAGAMVHSRITRLVFGAKDEKTGAAGSLLDVIGHPGMNHQIQIDCGVLADECAGMLSDFFRMRREQKKALRQAQRSG from the coding sequence GTGAACCCACAAACAGATGAATATTGGATGCGTTATGCGCTGGAGTTGGCGCGTCGTGCGTGGGAGCAGGGCGAGGTTCCAGTGGGTGCGGTGCTGGTGCAGGGCGATAACGTGATTGGAGAGGGCTGGAATCGTCCGATTGGTCAGCACGATCCTACCGCGCATGCGGAGATCATGGCGCTGCGTCAGGGCGGCAAAGTGCTGGAAAACTATCGTTTACTGGATACGACGCTGTATGTGACGCTGGAGCCTTGCGTGATGTGCGCCGGTGCGATGGTGCACAGTCGCATCACGCGGTTAGTATTTGGCGCCAAAGATGAGAAAACCGGTGCGGCGGGTTCTTTACTGGACGTTATTGGTCATCCCGGCATGAATCATCAAATCCAGATTGATTGCGGTGTGTTGGCAGACGAGTGTGCCGGGATGCTGAGTGACTTCTTCCGCATGCGTCGCGAGCAAAAGAAAGCGCTGCGACAGGCGCAGCGCAGCGGTTAA
- the mltF gene encoding membrane-bound lytic murein transglycosylase MltF, with protein MKRLKINYLFIGLITVLLALALWPSIPWYGGGKDALSQIKSRGVLRISTVNSPLTYYTINNAPAGMDYELAKRFADYLGVKLEVEVRPNLGDLFDDLDDGKADLLAAGLIYNSERLAHYQSGPSYYSVSQQLVYRIDKPRPKNLGDLKGRLIVQSGSAYLSTLRSAKADSYPDLDWAISTDQGQKALLEAVADGKLDYTVGDSVTIGLLQRIHPQLAVAFDVTDEEPVTWYLPRNDDDSLNAAMLDFYSQMGEEGAMARLEEKYLGHVGTFDYVDTRTFLRAIDNTLPDIKPLFEKYSATMDWRLLAAISYQESHWNPQATSPTGVRGMMMLTRNTADSLDVNDRLDPEQSIRGGSEYLKRMMEKVPETIPEDERIWFALAAYNMGYAHMLDVRKLTAKQGGNPDSWADVKLRLPMLSQKRYYTQTTYGYARGHEAYNYVENIRKYQISLVGYLQEQEKRIAQQSALEAELGAGYPAVEPKIAMN; from the coding sequence TTGAAACGCCTAAAAATAAACTATCTGTTTATCGGTCTGATCACCGTGCTGCTTGCGCTAGCACTGTGGCCCTCCATCCCGTGGTACGGGGGAGGAAAAGACGCGCTATCACAGATCAAATCACGCGGAGTGCTGCGCATCAGCACGGTGAACTCTCCGCTGACTTACTACACCATTAACAATGCACCAGCCGGAATGGATTACGAGCTGGCGAAGCGCTTCGCCGATTATCTTGGCGTGAAACTGGAAGTTGAGGTGCGTCCTAACCTTGGCGATCTGTTTGACGATTTGGATGATGGTAAAGCGGATTTGCTTGCCGCCGGTTTGATCTATAACAGCGAACGCCTTGCGCACTATCAAAGTGGCCCGAGCTACTATTCGGTGTCGCAGCAGCTGGTGTACCGCATTGATAAGCCTCGCCCAAAAAATCTCGGCGATCTTAAAGGCCGCCTGATTGTGCAGTCCGGTTCGGCATATCTGTCAACTTTACGTTCCGCCAAAGCTGACAGCTATCCCGATCTCGACTGGGCGATCTCCACCGATCAAGGGCAGAAAGCGCTGCTTGAAGCCGTCGCCGACGGTAAGCTGGATTATACCGTAGGTGATTCGGTCACCATTGGCTTGCTGCAACGCATTCATCCGCAGCTGGCGGTGGCATTTGATGTGACGGATGAAGAGCCGGTGACATGGTATCTGCCGCGTAACGATGATGACAGTCTGAATGCGGCCATGCTCGACTTCTATAGCCAAATGGGTGAAGAAGGCGCGATGGCGCGGCTGGAAGAGAAGTATCTTGGTCACGTCGGCACTTTCGATTACGTAGATACGCGTACTTTCCTGCGCGCCATCGATAATACGCTGCCCGATATCAAACCGCTGTTTGAGAAATATTCCGCCACCATGGATTGGCGCTTGTTAGCGGCGATCTCTTATCAGGAGTCGCACTGGAATCCGCAGGCCACCTCGCCCACCGGCGTGCGCGGCATGATGATGTTGACGCGCAATACTGCGGACAGCCTTGACGTGAACGATCGGCTCGATCCCGAGCAGAGTATTCGCGGCGGCAGTGAATATCTCAAGCGCATGATGGAAAAGGTGCCGGAAACGATTCCTGAAGATGAGCGCATTTGGTTCGCGCTGGCGGCCTACAACATGGGCTACGCGCACATGCTGGACGTGCGTAAGCTGACCGCGAAACAGGGCGGCAACCCGGATAGCTGGGCAGATGTGAAGCTGCGCTTGCCAATGCTGAGCCAGAAACGTTATTACACGCAAACCACTTACGGTTACGCACGCGGCCACGAAGCTTATAACTACGTGGAGAATATTCGTAAGTATCAGATCAGTTTGGTGGGATATTTGCAGGAGCAAGAGAAGCGCATCGCGCAACAGTCGGCGCTGGAAGCGGAATTAGGCGCCGGTTACCCGGCAGTCGAACCAAAAATTGCGATGAATTAA
- the purL gene encoding phosphoribosylformylglycinamidine synthase codes for MMEILRGSPALSAFRVNKLLTRFQDAHLPVSDIYAEYVHFADVSAPLSADEHARLQRLLKYGPSLAEHAPQGRLLLVTPRPGTISPWSSKATDIAHNCDLPQVLRLERGMAFYVQAPELTEAQWQQLASLLHDRMMETVFADLSDAQQLFAHHQPQPLESIDVLGAGRRALEQANTTLGLALADDEIDYLLDAFTKLGRNPNDIELYMFAQANSEHCRHKIFNADWIIDGEKQPKSLFKMIKNTFEHNPEHVLSAYKDNAAVMEGSEVGRFYADAQQGEYQFHQEEAHILMKVETHNHPTAISPWPGAATGSGGEIRDEGATGRGAKPKAGLVGFSVSNLRIPGFEQPWEEDFGKPDRIVTALDIMTEGPLGGAAFNNEFGRPALNGYFRTYEERVNSHNGVELRGYHKPIMLAGGIGNIRADHVQKGEIVVGAKLIVLGGPAMNIGLGGGAASSMASGQSDADLDFASVQRDNPEMERRCQEVIDRCWQLGEANPILFIHDVGAGGLSNAMPELVSDGNRGGNFNLRDILSDEPGMSPLEVWCNESQERYVLAVAPEKLALFDELCQRERAPYAVIGEATEELHLNLADSHFDNKPIDMPLDVLLGKTPKMTRDVASQQAKGDALQREGITIADAVHRVLHLPTVAEKTFLITIGDRSVTGMVARDQMVGPWQIPVANCAVTTASLDSYHGEAFSLGERAPVALLDFAASGRLAVGEALTNIAATSIGSLQRVKLSANWMAAAGHPGEDAGLYAAVKAVGEELCPALGITIPVGKDSMSMKTRWQQGTEQREMTSPLSLVITAFARVEDVRRTVTPQLQADQDNLLLLVDLGNGANTLGATALSQVYRQLGDKPADVRNAIQLAGFFNAIQALVAEQKLLAYHDRSDGGLLVTLAEMAFTGHCGIDVDIAALGSDALAALFTEELGAVLQINAADRAAVEQVFADYGLSANVHVMGKALPGDRFVIRSGDSAVYSESRTTLRTWWAETTWQMQRLRDNPACADQEHEAKKDDKDPGLNVHLTFKPEEDVAAPMIATGARPRVAVLREQGVNSHVEMAAAFHRAGFTAVDVHMSDLLAGRRGLEEFQALVACGGFSYGDVLGAGEGWAKSILFNGRVRDEFENFFHRPQTLALGVCNGCQMMSNLRELIPGSELWPRFVRNQSERFEARFSLVEVAASPSLLLDGMVGSHMPIAVSHGEGFVEVRDGAHLAQLESKGLVALRFVDNFGKVTERYPANPNGSPNGITAVTNESGRVTIMMPHPERVFRTVSNSWHPAEWGEDSPWMRIFRNARKQLD; via the coding sequence ATGATGGAAATTCTGCGTGGTTCGCCCGCTCTGTCGGCATTTCGTGTAAACAAACTGCTGACCCGCTTTCAGGACGCTCACCTTCCAGTGAGTGATATTTACGCCGAGTACGTCCATTTTGCCGATGTCAGCGCACCGCTCAGCGCGGATGAACACGCCCGCCTGCAACGCCTGCTGAAATACGGTCCTTCTCTCGCCGAACATGCGCCCCAAGGGCGTCTGTTGCTGGTTACGCCGCGTCCCGGCACCATCTCGCCGTGGTCATCGAAAGCCACCGACATCGCACACAACTGCGATCTGCCCCAGGTGTTACGCCTTGAGCGCGGTATGGCTTTCTATGTGCAGGCCCCCGAGCTGACGGAAGCGCAGTGGCAGCAGCTTGCCAGCCTGCTGCATGACCGCATGATGGAAACCGTATTCGCTGACCTTAGCGATGCGCAGCAGCTGTTTGCCCATCATCAGCCGCAGCCGCTGGAAAGCATCGACGTGCTGGGCGCAGGCCGCCGCGCGCTTGAACAGGCCAATACCACGCTGGGCCTGGCGCTGGCCGATGATGAGATCGATTACCTGCTTGATGCCTTTACTAAGCTGGGGCGTAATCCTAACGACATTGAGCTCTATATGTTTGCGCAGGCAAACTCCGAACACTGCCGTCACAAGATCTTCAACGCCGACTGGATTATTGATGGCGAAAAGCAGCCGAAATCGCTGTTTAAAATGATCAAAAACACCTTTGAACATAACCCTGAGCACGTGCTGTCGGCCTATAAAGACAATGCCGCGGTGATGGAAGGTTCTGAGGTTGGTCGCTTCTACGCGGATGCGCAGCAGGGCGAATATCAATTCCATCAGGAAGAAGCGCACATCCTGATGAAAGTCGAAACCCATAATCATCCAACTGCCATTTCGCCATGGCCGGGTGCCGCGACCGGTTCCGGTGGCGAAATCCGCGATGAAGGCGCAACCGGCCGTGGCGCGAAACCAAAAGCCGGACTGGTCGGTTTTTCGGTTTCGAACCTGCGCATTCCAGGCTTCGAACAGCCGTGGGAAGAGGATTTCGGTAAGCCGGATCGCATTGTCACTGCGCTGGACATCATGACCGAAGGCCCGCTGGGCGGCGCGGCATTCAACAACGAATTTGGTCGTCCTGCCCTGAATGGCTACTTCCGTACTTATGAAGAGCGCGTTAACAGCCACAATGGCGTGGAACTGCGCGGCTACCACAAGCCAATCATGCTGGCGGGCGGCATCGGTAACATCCGTGCCGATCACGTACAGAAGGGCGAGATTGTGGTGGGCGCCAAGCTGATCGTGCTGGGCGGTCCGGCGATGAACATCGGTTTGGGCGGCGGTGCAGCTTCTTCGATGGCTTCAGGCCAGTCAGATGCCGATCTTGACTTTGCTTCGGTACAGCGTGACAACCCGGAAATGGAACGTCGCTGCCAGGAAGTCATTGACCGTTGCTGGCAGCTGGGTGAAGCCAACCCGATTCTGTTTATCCACGACGTCGGCGCGGGCGGTCTCTCGAATGCCATGCCTGAACTGGTCAGCGATGGTAACCGTGGCGGTAACTTCAACCTGCGCGACATCCTCAGTGATGAGCCAGGCATGAGCCCGCTGGAAGTGTGGTGCAACGAGTCGCAGGAACGTTATGTGCTGGCGGTGGCGCCAGAGAAACTGGCGCTGTTCGATGAGCTGTGCCAGCGTGAGCGCGCGCCGTATGCGGTGATTGGTGAAGCCACCGAAGAGCTGCATCTGAACCTCGCTGACAGCCATTTCGACAATAAGCCAATCGACATGCCGCTCGACGTGCTGCTGGGCAAAACGCCGAAGATGACGCGCGATGTTGCCAGCCAGCAAGCCAAAGGCGATGCGCTGCAGCGTGAAGGTATTACGATTGCTGATGCGGTGCATCGTGTGCTGCATTTGCCAACCGTGGCGGAAAAAACCTTCCTGATCACCATCGGCGATCGCAGCGTAACCGGCATGGTCGCGCGCGATCAGATGGTGGGTCCATGGCAGATCCCCGTTGCCAACTGCGCTGTCACCACCGCCAGCCTCGATAGCTATCATGGTGAAGCATTCTCCCTTGGTGAACGTGCACCGGTCGCGCTGCTCGACTTCGCGGCTTCCGGTCGCCTGGCGGTAGGCGAAGCGCTGACCAACATCGCAGCCACCTCAATTGGTTCACTGCAACGCGTCAAGCTGTCTGCGAACTGGATGGCCGCAGCTGGCCACCCGGGAGAAGATGCGGGTTTATATGCCGCAGTGAAAGCGGTTGGCGAAGAGCTGTGTCCGGCGCTGGGTATCACTATCCCAGTAGGCAAAGATTCGATGTCGATGAAAACCCGCTGGCAGCAAGGCACCGAGCAGCGTGAAATGACCTCGCCGTTGTCATTAGTGATCACCGCGTTTGCGCGCGTTGAAGATGTGCGTCGCACCGTCACGCCGCAGCTGCAGGCCGATCAAGACAATCTGCTGCTGCTGGTGGATCTGGGTAACGGCGCTAATACTTTGGGCGCAACCGCGCTGTCGCAGGTTTATCGCCAACTTGGCGACAAGCCAGCCGATGTGCGTAATGCCATTCAGTTGGCTGGCTTCTTCAATGCTATTCAGGCGCTGGTGGCCGAGCAGAAACTGCTGGCCTACCACGATCGTTCCGACGGCGGCCTGCTGGTGACGCTGGCAGAAATGGCCTTCACCGGACACTGCGGTATCGACGTTGATATCGCCGCGTTGGGCAGCGATGCTTTGGCAGCGCTGTTCACCGAAGAGCTGGGCGCAGTACTGCAAATCAACGCAGCGGATCGCGCGGCAGTGGAGCAGGTGTTCGCTGACTACGGCCTGAGCGCTAACGTGCACGTGATGGGTAAAGCGCTGCCGGGCGACCGCTTCGTGATCCGTTCTGGCGACAGTGCGGTGTACAGCGAAAGCCGCACCACGCTGCGTACCTGGTGGGCAGAAACCACCTGGCAGATGCAGCGTCTGCGTGATAACCCAGCCTGCGCCGATCAGGAGCATGAAGCGAAGAAAGATGACAAGGACCCAGGTCTGAACGTGCATCTAACCTTTAAGCCAGAAGAAGACGTTGCGGCACCGATGATCGCCACCGGCGCGCGTCCGCGTGTGGCGGTGCTGCGTGAGCAGGGCGTCAACTCTCACGTGGAGATGGCGGCTGCTTTCCATCGTGCTGGCTTTACTGCGGTTGACGTACACATGAGCGATCTGCTGGCCGGTCGTCGCGGCCTGGAAGAGTTCCAGGCGCTGGTTGCGTGCGGTGGTTTCTCTTACGGTGACGTACTGGGTGCGGGTGAGGGTTGGGCCAAATCCATCCTGTTCAACGGCCGCGTACGTGATGAGTTTGAGAACTTCTTCCATCGCCCACAAACGCTGGCGTTGGGCGTTTGTAACGGCTGCCAGATGATGTCGAACCTGCGTGAACTGATTCCAGGCAGCGAACTGTGGCCACGCTTTGTACGTAACCAGTCCGAGCGCTTTGAAGCGCGTTTCAGCCTGGTCGAAGTGGCGGCGAGCCCATCGCTGCTGCTGGACGGCATGGTAGGATCGCACATGCCCATCGCCGTATCACACGGCGAAGGTTTTGTCGAAGTGCGTGACGGTGCGCATCTGGCACAGCTGGAGAGCAAAGGTCTGGTGGCGCTGCGCTTCGTCGATAACTTTGGCAAAGTGACGGAGCGCTATCCGGCGAACCCGAATGGCTCTCCAAACGGCATCACCGCAGTCACCAACGAAAGCGGTCGTGTGACCATTATGATGCCGCATCCTGAGCGCGTGTTCCGCACCGTGAGCAACTCATGGCACCCGGCAGAGTGGGGCGAAGACAGCCCGTGGATGCGTATCTTCCGCAATGCGCGTAAGCAGTTGGACTAA